The Gemmatimonas phototrophica region ACCGTCTTGACGATGCCACCCTGGCCGACCGGCTGCAGGGAGCGGGGCAACGCATTGCCAGCGAACTCCGCAAGGTGATCGTGGGGCAGGACGCGGTGGTCGAACAGGCGCTCGTCGCGCTGTTCGCCGGCGGGAACTGTCTGCTGGTGGGGGTGCCGGGGCTGGCCAAAACGCTGCTCATCTCCACGCTGGCTCGGGCGCTGGATCTCAAGTTTTCGCGCATCCAGTTCACCCCGGATCTGATGCCGAGTGATGTCACGGGGACCGATGTCATCCAGGACGATCCTGCCACGGGGCAGCGGCGATTGGCGTTCATGCCCGGACCGGTCTTTGCCAACGTGCTGCTGGCCGACGAAATCAACCGGACGCCGCCCAAGACGCAGGCGGCGCTGCTGGAGGCCATGCAGGAACGGCGCGTCACGGTTCAGGGGCGTACGTACGAACTCGACAAGCCGTTCTTTGTCTTCGCCACACAGAACCCCATTGAGCTTGAGGGCACCTATCCGCTGCCGGAAGCACA contains the following coding sequences:
- a CDS encoding AAA family ATPase, which codes for MTAPLNELDRLDDATLADRLQGAGQRIASELRKVIVGQDAVVEQALVALFAGGNCLLVGVPGLAKTLLISTLARALDLKFSRIQFTPDLMPSDVTGTDVIQDDPATGQRRLAFMPGPVFANVLLADEINRTPPKTQAALLEAMQERRVTVQGRTYELDKPFFVFATQNPIELEGTYPLPEAQLDRFMLEVMLDYLPEEDEVAVVKATTALPPDAVQSVVSKEEILAYQRVVRRLPIADAVTRYAVKLVRCTRPTDVGAPDYVKQYVSYGASVRAAQALVLGAKARALLQGRASASFDDVKALARPVLRHRVLVNFQAQSEKVTTDSMVARLLESVSVPKSSL